The following proteins are co-located in the Telopea speciosissima isolate NSW1024214 ecotype Mountain lineage chromosome 9, Tspe_v1, whole genome shotgun sequence genome:
- the LOC122640531 gene encoding ABC transporter C family member 3-like isoform X5, translating into MSYDSVHGTTMFFPTFFTVMSSSSSSPAVLFLKPIFLHGFSASSHLVLLLVLSFYWACKRLTIPKHEGSTPGLKNIPFLYYRPALFACLSLFSFNLIFCALNYLFWCRNGWSNENIVTQLDFVLRTLAWFAISSFLHFQFHSIGLRFPILLRIWWGFYFLLSCSCLVIDVVSFEKHQFLPTQSWISDVVSVLSGLFFCYAGFFGKQRVDARLREPLLNGSNNRANGIEGPGNTIGRDSINPYSTANFLGILTFSWMGPLLAVGNKKTIDLEDVPQLATCDTVNRVFPVFRSKLESNGGNGGGSDQITTLKLVKALIFATWREIILTGVLALIYTFASYVGPYFIESFVQYLNSSHQDKSKGYMLVSTFFLAKLIECLSQRHWFFRVQQVGIRARAGLVAMIYRKGLKLSNESRQGHSSGEIINFMNVDAQRVADFSWYLHDLWMVLVQVALALVILYKSLGLASVAAMVATVIVMLTNLPLGTLQEKFQGKLMDSKDQRMKATSEILRNMRILKLQGWEMKFLAKIVEFRKLETGWLKKYVYSSAMTTFVFWGAPTFVSVVTFGACMFLGIPLESGKILAALATFRILQEPIYNLPDTISMVVQTKVSLDRIASFLRLDDLQLDVVQKFPVGSSEISIEIINGNFSWDPQSSILTLKDLNFQVYHGMRVAICGPVGSGKSSLLSCMLGEMHKVSGTVNLSGTKAYVAQSPWIQSGKIVENILFGKEMDIERYEKVLEACALKRDLEILPFGDQTIIGERGINLSGGQKQRIQIARALYQDADIYLFDDPFSAVDAHTGTHLFKECLLEHLGSKTVIYVTHQVEFLPSADLILVMRGGKITQLGKYEEILNLGTDFMELVGAHKKALSALNSTDCVISSENLVTREEVGNTGYSENAFQEEEEKRELINAKTEKVVGPEGQLVQEEERERGRVGLSIYWNYITMAYKGALVPLILLAHTFFQLLQIASNYWMAWATPVSKDVKPHVGGSTLIFVYVILALVSSLCVLVRSTLTATVGYKTATLLFNKMHLCIFRAPMSFFDSTPSGRILNRASTDQSTVDTNIPFQIGTFAFTIIQLLGIIAVMSQVAWQVFIIFIPVIAICLLYQQYYISTARELARLVGVCKAPIIQHFAESISGSTTIRSFDQEPRFMEMNLKLIDGYSRPKFHNAGAMEWLCFRLDMLSSLTFAFSLVFLISVPKGLIDPGLAGLAVTYGLSLNMLQAWVIWNLCNLENNIISVERILQYTCISSEPPLVIEGNRPDRDWPSHGNVDIVNLQIRYAPHMPLVLRGLTCTFPGGMKTGIVGRTGSGKSTLIQALFRIVEPAAGHIVIDGIDISKIGLHDLRSRLSIIPQDPTMFEGTMRNNLDPLEEYTDEQIWEALDRCQLGDEVRKKEGKLDSAVFENGENWSMGQRQLVCLGRVLLKKSTVLVLDEATASVDTATDSLIQHTLRQHFSGSTVITIAHRITSVLDSDMVLLLDHGLIVEYDSPVKLLENRSSSFTKLVAEYTQR; encoded by the exons ATGTCTTATGATTCAGTCCACGGTACGACAATGTTCTTCCCAACCTTTTTCACAGTAatgtcctcctcctcctcatcacctGCTGTTCTATTCCTTAAACCCATTTTTCTGCATGGGTTTTCCGCTTCTTCACACCTTGTTTTGTTActagttttgtccttttattggGCGTGCAAGAGACTTACAATACCCAAACACGAAGGTTCAACACCGGGGTTGAAGAACATCCCTTTTTTGTACTATCGTCCAGCACTTTTCGCCTGCTTGTCTCTGTTTTCctttaatcttattttttgcGCTTTAAATTACTTATTCTGGTGTAGAAATGGTTGGTCTAATGAAAATATTGTGACCCAATTGGATTTTGTACTCAGAACACTTGCTTGGTTTGCAATCTCTTCTTTCTTGCATTTCCAATTTCATTCAATTGGGCTGAGGTTTCCCATCCTATTAAGAATTTGGTGGGGCTTCTATTTCCTATTGTCTTGTTCCTGTCTTGTCATTGATGTTGTTTCTTTTGAGAAACATCAGTTCTTACCAACTCAGTCTTGGATTTCCGATGTTGTGTCTGTTCTTTCTGGCTTGTTCTTCTGTTATGCTGGATTCTTTGGGAAGCAAAGAGTAGATGCCCGTCTTCGGGAGCCTCTTTTGAACGGTAGTAACAATAGAGCAAATGGCATCGAGGGGCCAGGCAATACTATTGGCCGTGACAGTATAAATCCTTACTCAACAGCCAATTTTCTTGGTATTCTTACTTTCTCTTGGATGGGGCCTTTGCTTGCGGTTGGGAATAAGAAAACTATAGACCTTGAAGATGTTCCACAGCTTGCCACCTGTGACACTGTTAATAGGGTCTTTCCGGTTTTCAGAAGTAAGCTCGAATCaaatggtggcaatggtggtggtagtgatCAAATAACCACACTCAAGCTGGTGAAGGCTTTGATCTTTGCAACATGGCGAGAAATTATATTGACTGGTGTATTGGCCCTTATATATACATTCGCTTCTTATGTTGGACCATATTTCATTGAAAGCTTTGTTCAATATCTCAATAGCTCTCACCAAGACAAAAGCAAAGGCTACATGTTGGTTTCCACGTTTTTTCTTGCAAAGCTTATAGAGTGCCTCTCACAGAGGCACTGGTTTTTTAGGGTGCAACAGGTGGGGATTAGAGCTCGTGCTGGCCTAGTTGCAATGATCTACAGGAAGGGTCTCAAACTTTCAAATGAATCGAGGCAGGGCCACAGTAGTGGGGAGATCATTAATTTCATGAATGTTGATGCACAGAGGGTTGCCGACTTTAGTTGGTACCTGCACGATCTATGGATGGTGCTTGTTCAAGTTGCACTGGCACTGGTGATCTTGTACAAGAGCCTAGGGCTCGCTTCGGTTGCTGCTATGGTTGCTACAGTAATCGTGATGTTGACAAATTTACCATTGGGGACATTGCAAGAGAAGTTCCAAGGGAAATTGATGGATTCAAAAGATCAAAGGATGAAGGCGACATCTGAGATTCTAAGGAATATGAGGATCCTTAAGCTTCAGGGGTGGGAGATGAAGTTCTTGGCTAAGATAGTTGAGTTTCGAAAGTTAGAAACAGGATGGTTGAAAAAATATGTTTATTCATCAGCCATGACCACTTTCGTATTCTGGGGTGCCCCCACATTTGTATCTGTGGTCACTTTTGGGGCATGTATGTTTCTAGGAATCCCTCTAGAGTCGGGGAAGATTCTTGCTGCACTTGCAACATTTAGGATATTGCAAGAGCCAATTTATAATCTCCCAGACACAATCTCAATGGTAGTTCAAACAAAGGTTTCCCTTGATAGGATTGCCTCATTTCTCCGTCTTGATGACTTGCAACTTGATGTAGTACAAAAGTTCCCTGTTGGTAGTTCTGAGATTTCAATTGAGATAATCAATGGGAATTTCTCTTGGGACCCCCAGTCCTCTATTCTCACATTGAAAGATCTGAACTTCCAAGTGTATCATGGCATGAGAGTGGCCATCTGTGGTCCTGTTGGCTCTGGCAAGTCAAGCTTGCtttcatgcatgttaggggaAATGCATAAGGTGTCTGGAACTGTTAATTTAAGTGGGACAAAGGCTTATGTTGCACAATCACCTTGGATACAGAGTGGCAAGATAGTCGAGAATATATTGTTTGGTAAGGAGATGGACATAGAGAGGTATGAGAAAGTCCTAGAAGCATGTGCATTGAAGAGGGACCTTGAAATTTTGCCCTTTGGGGACCAGACTATTATAGGGGAGAGGGGCATCAACTTAAGTGGTGGGCAGAAGCAAAGAATCCAGATTGCACGAGCTTTATACCAGGATGCTGATATTTATCTATTTGATGATCCTTTTAGTGCTGTGGATGCTCATACAGGAACTCATCTCTTCAAG GAGTGTTTACTTGAGCATTTGGGATCGAAAACTGTGATTTACGTTACGCATCAAGTAGAATTTTTACCATCTGCTGATCTCATCTTG GTTATGAGAGGAGGAAAGATTACTCAACTGGGAAAGTATGAAGAGATTCTCAATTTAGGAACTGACTTTATGGAACTGGTTGGTGCACACAAGAAAGCTTTGTCAGCCCTGAATTCTACAGATTGTGTGATTTCTTCTGAAAATTTAGTTACTAGGGAGGAAGTTGGTAATACAGGATATTCTGAGAATGCCttccaagaagaagaggagaagagggaattGATAAATGCTAAAACTGAAAAAGTAGTTGGGCCAGAAGGGCAGCTTgtccaagaagaagagagagaaagaggtagGGTTGGTCTTTCTATCTACTGGAACTATATTACAATGGCATACAAAGGAGcacttgtgccattgatattgTTGGCACACACTTTCTTTCAGCTTCTTCAGATTGCAAGCAATTATTGGATGGCGTGGGCAACTCCTGTTTCAAAGGATGTAAAACCTCATGTTGGAGGTTCTACACTCATTTTTGTCTATGTCATTTTGGCTCTTGTAAGCTCTCTTTGTGTACTTGTTAGATCCACGCTAACTGCAACTGTTGGATACAAGACAGCCACATTACTCTTCAACAAAATGCATTTATGCATTTTCCGTGCCCCTATGTCATTTTTTGATTCTACTCCAAGTGGACGGATTCTCAATCGG GCTTCTACAGATCAAAGTACTGTTGATACGAATATTCCGTTTCAAATTGGGACATTTGCCTTCACAATTATACAACTCCTGGGAATCATTGCAGTaatgtcacaggttgcttggcaagttttcattatttttattccTGTGATTGCAATCTGCCTCTTGTACCAG CAATACTACATATCTACGGCACGAGAATTAGCACGGCTGGTTGGAGTATGCAAAGCTCCAATTATACAACACTTTGCTGAATCTATTTCAGGATCAACAACAATCAGGAGCTTTGATCAGGAACCGAGATTCATGGAGATGAATCTCAAGCTGATAGATGGTTATTCTCGGCCTAAATTTCATAATGCTGGTGCAATGGAGTGGTTATGCTTCCGCTTGGATATGTTGTCATCCCTCACATTTGCcttctctttggttttcttGATTTCAGTTCCAAAGGGATTAATTGATCCTG GCCTTGCGGGTTTAGCAGTGACATATGGACTTAGTTTAAATATGCTACAAGCCTGGGTCATATGGAATCTCTGCAATCTTGAGAATAATATTATTTCCGTTGAGCGAATACTTCAATACACGTGCATCTCTAGCGAACCTCCTCTTGTGATAGAAGGGAACAGGCCTGATCGTGATTGGCCATCACATGGGAATGTTGATATTGTTAATCTGCAG ATCCGTTATGCCCCACACATGCCTCTTGTATTGCGTGGTCTCACTTGCACTTTTCCTGGAGGGATGAAGACTGGCATTGTTGGACGAACAGGAAGTGGTAAATCAACTCTCATTCAAGCACTCTTTCGCATTGTAGAACCTGCAGCTGGTCACATTGTGATAGACGGCATCGATATCTCCAAGATTGGGCTCCACGACTTACGGTCAAGGTTAAGCATCATTCCGCAAGACCCAACCATGTTTGAGGGGACTATGAGGAACAATCTGGATCCACTTGAAGAGTACACAGATGAACAGATTTGGGAG GCTCTAGATAGGTGCCAGCTTGGAGATGAAGTTAGgaaaaaggaagggaagcttGATTCTGCAG TGTTTGAGAATGGAGAGAACTGGAGCATGGGCCAGAGGCAGTTAGTGTGTCTAGGCCGGGTGCTACTAAAGAAGAGCACAGTATTGGTGCTTGATGAAGCTACTGCTTCGGTGGATACTGCGACTGATAGCCTCATTCAGCATACACTTAGGCAACACTTCTCGGGGTCTACGGTTATCACAATTGCACATAGGATAACATCTGTTCTAGATAGTGATATGGTCCTACTTCTTGACCATG
- the LOC122640531 gene encoding ABC transporter C family member 3-like isoform X4: MSYDSVHGTTMFFPTFFTVMSSSSSSPAVLFLKPIFLHGFSASSHLVLLLVLSFYWACKRLTIPKHEGSTPGLKNIPFLYYRPALFACLSLFSFNLIFCALNYLFWCRNGWSNENIVTQLDFVLRTLAWFAISSFLHFQFHSIGLRFPILLRIWWGFYFLLSCSCLVIDVVSFEKHQFLPTQSWISDVVSVLSGLFFCYAGFFGKQRVDARLREPLLNGSNNRANGIEGPGNTIGRDSINPYSTANFLGILTFSWMGPLLAVGNKKTIDLEDVPQLATCDTVNRVFPVFRSKLESNGGNGGGSDQITTLKLVKALIFATWREIILTGVLALIYTFASYVGPYFIESFVQYLNSSHQDKSKGYMLVSTFFLAKLIECLSQRHWFFRVQQVGIRARAGLVAMIYRKGLKLSNESRQGHSSGEIINFMNVDAQRVADFSWYLHDLWMVLVQVALALVILYKSLGLASVAAMVATVIVMLTNLPLGTLQEKFQGKLMDSKDQRMKATSEILRNMRILKLQGWEMKFLAKIVEFRKLETGWLKKYVYSSAMTTFVFWGAPTFVSVVTFGACMFLGIPLESGKILAALATFRILQEPIYNLPDTISMVVQTKVSLDRIASFLRLDDLQLDVVQKFPVGSSEISIEIINGNFSWDPQSSILTLKDLNFQVYHGMRVAICGPVGSGKSSLLSCMLGEMHKVSGTVNLSGTKAYVAQSPWIQSGKIVENILFGKEMDIERYEKVLEACALKRDLEILPFGDQTIIGERGINLSGGQKQRIQIARALYQDADIYLFDDPFSAVDAHTGTHLFKECLLEHLGSKTVIYVTHQVEFLPSADLILVMRGGKITQLGKYEEILNLGTDFMELVGAHKKALSALNSTDCVISSENLVTREEVGNTGYSENAFQEEEEKRELINAKTEKVVGPEGQLVQEEERERGRVGLSIYWNYITMAYKGALVPLILLAHTFFQLLQIASNYWMAWATPVSKDVKPHVGGSTLIFVYVILALVSSLCVLVRSTLTATVGYKTATLLFNKMHLCIFRAPMSFFDSTPSGRILNRASTDQSTVDTNIPFQIGTFAFTIIQLLGIIAVMSQVAWQVFIIFIPVIAICLLYQQYYISTARELARLVGVCKAPIIQHFAESISGSTTIRSFDQEPRFMEMNLKLIDGYSRPKFHNAGAMEWLCFRLDMLSSLTFAFSLVFLISVPKGLIDPGLAGLAVTYGLSLNMLQAWVIWNLCNLENNIISVERILQYTCISSEPPLVIEGNRPDRDWPSHGNVDIVNLQIRYAPHMPLVLRGLTCTFPGGMKTGIVGRTGSGKSTLIQALFRIVEPAAGHIVIDGIDISKIGLHDLRSRLSIIPQDPTMFEGTMRNNLDPLEEYTDEQIWEALDRCQLGDEVRKKEGKLDSAVTENGENWSMGQRQLVCLGRALLKSSKVLVLDEATASVDTATDNLIQHTLRQQFSESTVITIAHRITSVLASDMVLLLDNGLIVEYDSPVKLLENRSSSFTKLVAEYTQR; this comes from the exons ATGTCTTATGATTCAGTCCACGGTACGACAATGTTCTTCCCAACCTTTTTCACAGTAatgtcctcctcctcctcatcacctGCTGTTCTATTCCTTAAACCCATTTTTCTGCATGGGTTTTCCGCTTCTTCACACCTTGTTTTGTTActagttttgtccttttattggGCGTGCAAGAGACTTACAATACCCAAACACGAAGGTTCAACACCGGGGTTGAAGAACATCCCTTTTTTGTACTATCGTCCAGCACTTTTCGCCTGCTTGTCTCTGTTTTCctttaatcttattttttgcGCTTTAAATTACTTATTCTGGTGTAGAAATGGTTGGTCTAATGAAAATATTGTGACCCAATTGGATTTTGTACTCAGAACACTTGCTTGGTTTGCAATCTCTTCTTTCTTGCATTTCCAATTTCATTCAATTGGGCTGAGGTTTCCCATCCTATTAAGAATTTGGTGGGGCTTCTATTTCCTATTGTCTTGTTCCTGTCTTGTCATTGATGTTGTTTCTTTTGAGAAACATCAGTTCTTACCAACTCAGTCTTGGATTTCCGATGTTGTGTCTGTTCTTTCTGGCTTGTTCTTCTGTTATGCTGGATTCTTTGGGAAGCAAAGAGTAGATGCCCGTCTTCGGGAGCCTCTTTTGAACGGTAGTAACAATAGAGCAAATGGCATCGAGGGGCCAGGCAATACTATTGGCCGTGACAGTATAAATCCTTACTCAACAGCCAATTTTCTTGGTATTCTTACTTTCTCTTGGATGGGGCCTTTGCTTGCGGTTGGGAATAAGAAAACTATAGACCTTGAAGATGTTCCACAGCTTGCCACCTGTGACACTGTTAATAGGGTCTTTCCGGTTTTCAGAAGTAAGCTCGAATCaaatggtggcaatggtggtggtagtgatCAAATAACCACACTCAAGCTGGTGAAGGCTTTGATCTTTGCAACATGGCGAGAAATTATATTGACTGGTGTATTGGCCCTTATATATACATTCGCTTCTTATGTTGGACCATATTTCATTGAAAGCTTTGTTCAATATCTCAATAGCTCTCACCAAGACAAAAGCAAAGGCTACATGTTGGTTTCCACGTTTTTTCTTGCAAAGCTTATAGAGTGCCTCTCACAGAGGCACTGGTTTTTTAGGGTGCAACAGGTGGGGATTAGAGCTCGTGCTGGCCTAGTTGCAATGATCTACAGGAAGGGTCTCAAACTTTCAAATGAATCGAGGCAGGGCCACAGTAGTGGGGAGATCATTAATTTCATGAATGTTGATGCACAGAGGGTTGCCGACTTTAGTTGGTACCTGCACGATCTATGGATGGTGCTTGTTCAAGTTGCACTGGCACTGGTGATCTTGTACAAGAGCCTAGGGCTCGCTTCGGTTGCTGCTATGGTTGCTACAGTAATCGTGATGTTGACAAATTTACCATTGGGGACATTGCAAGAGAAGTTCCAAGGGAAATTGATGGATTCAAAAGATCAAAGGATGAAGGCGACATCTGAGATTCTAAGGAATATGAGGATCCTTAAGCTTCAGGGGTGGGAGATGAAGTTCTTGGCTAAGATAGTTGAGTTTCGAAAGTTAGAAACAGGATGGTTGAAAAAATATGTTTATTCATCAGCCATGACCACTTTCGTATTCTGGGGTGCCCCCACATTTGTATCTGTGGTCACTTTTGGGGCATGTATGTTTCTAGGAATCCCTCTAGAGTCGGGGAAGATTCTTGCTGCACTTGCAACATTTAGGATATTGCAAGAGCCAATTTATAATCTCCCAGACACAATCTCAATGGTAGTTCAAACAAAGGTTTCCCTTGATAGGATTGCCTCATTTCTCCGTCTTGATGACTTGCAACTTGATGTAGTACAAAAGTTCCCTGTTGGTAGTTCTGAGATTTCAATTGAGATAATCAATGGGAATTTCTCTTGGGACCCCCAGTCCTCTATTCTCACATTGAAAGATCTGAACTTCCAAGTGTATCATGGCATGAGAGTGGCCATCTGTGGTCCTGTTGGCTCTGGCAAGTCAAGCTTGCtttcatgcatgttaggggaAATGCATAAGGTGTCTGGAACTGTTAATTTAAGTGGGACAAAGGCTTATGTTGCACAATCACCTTGGATACAGAGTGGCAAGATAGTCGAGAATATATTGTTTGGTAAGGAGATGGACATAGAGAGGTATGAGAAAGTCCTAGAAGCATGTGCATTGAAGAGGGACCTTGAAATTTTGCCCTTTGGGGACCAGACTATTATAGGGGAGAGGGGCATCAACTTAAGTGGTGGGCAGAAGCAAAGAATCCAGATTGCACGAGCTTTATACCAGGATGCTGATATTTATCTATTTGATGATCCTTTTAGTGCTGTGGATGCTCATACAGGAACTCATCTCTTCAAG GAGTGTTTACTTGAGCATTTGGGATCGAAAACTGTGATTTACGTTACGCATCAAGTAGAATTTTTACCATCTGCTGATCTCATCTTG GTTATGAGAGGAGGAAAGATTACTCAACTGGGAAAGTATGAAGAGATTCTCAATTTAGGAACTGACTTTATGGAACTGGTTGGTGCACACAAGAAAGCTTTGTCAGCCCTGAATTCTACAGATTGTGTGATTTCTTCTGAAAATTTAGTTACTAGGGAGGAAGTTGGTAATACAGGATATTCTGAGAATGCCttccaagaagaagaggagaagagggaattGATAAATGCTAAAACTGAAAAAGTAGTTGGGCCAGAAGGGCAGCTTgtccaagaagaagagagagaaagaggtagGGTTGGTCTTTCTATCTACTGGAACTATATTACAATGGCATACAAAGGAGcacttgtgccattgatattgTTGGCACACACTTTCTTTCAGCTTCTTCAGATTGCAAGCAATTATTGGATGGCGTGGGCAACTCCTGTTTCAAAGGATGTAAAACCTCATGTTGGAGGTTCTACACTCATTTTTGTCTATGTCATTTTGGCTCTTGTAAGCTCTCTTTGTGTACTTGTTAGATCCACGCTAACTGCAACTGTTGGATACAAGACAGCCACATTACTCTTCAACAAAATGCATTTATGCATTTTCCGTGCCCCTATGTCATTTTTTGATTCTACTCCAAGTGGACGGATTCTCAATCGG GCTTCTACAGATCAAAGTACTGTTGATACGAATATTCCGTTTCAAATTGGGACATTTGCCTTCACAATTATACAACTCCTGGGAATCATTGCAGTaatgtcacaggttgcttggcaagttttcattatttttattccTGTGATTGCAATCTGCCTCTTGTACCAG CAATACTACATATCTACGGCACGAGAATTAGCACGGCTGGTTGGAGTATGCAAAGCTCCAATTATACAACACTTTGCTGAATCTATTTCAGGATCAACAACAATCAGGAGCTTTGATCAGGAACCGAGATTCATGGAGATGAATCTCAAGCTGATAGATGGTTATTCTCGGCCTAAATTTCATAATGCTGGTGCAATGGAGTGGTTATGCTTCCGCTTGGATATGTTGTCATCCCTCACATTTGCcttctctttggttttcttGATTTCAGTTCCAAAGGGATTAATTGATCCTG GCCTTGCGGGTTTAGCAGTGACATATGGACTTAGTTTAAATATGCTACAAGCCTGGGTCATATGGAATCTCTGCAATCTTGAGAATAATATTATTTCCGTTGAGCGAATACTTCAATACACGTGCATCTCTAGCGAACCTCCTCTTGTGATAGAAGGGAACAGGCCTGATCGTGATTGGCCATCACATGGGAATGTTGATATTGTTAATCTGCAG ATCCGTTATGCCCCACACATGCCTCTTGTATTGCGTGGTCTCACTTGCACTTTTCCTGGAGGGATGAAGACTGGCATTGTTGGACGAACAGGAAGTGGTAAATCAACTCTCATTCAAGCACTCTTTCGCATTGTAGAACCTGCAGCTGGTCACATTGTGATAGACGGCATCGATATCTCCAAGATTGGGCTCCACGACTTACGGTCAAGGTTAAGCATCATTCCGCAAGACCCAACCATGTTTGAGGGGACTATGAGGAACAATCTGGATCCACTTGAAGAGTACACAGATGAACAGATTTGGGAG GCTCTAGATAGGTGCCAGCTTGGAGATGAAGTTAGgaaaaaggaagggaagcttGATTCTGCAG